From the genome of Bradyrhizobium elkanii USDA 76, one region includes:
- the leuS gene encoding leucine--tRNA ligase produces MTAERYNARESEPRWQRLWDEKAIFASKNDDPRPKYYVLEMFPYPSGRIHIGHVRNYTLGDVLARFMRARGYNVLHPMGWDAFGLPAENAAIERKVAPKAWTYDNIAAMKKQLRSIGLSLDWSREFATCDPSYYKHQQKMFLDMLRAGLAEREKRKLNWDPVDMTVLANEQVIDGRGWRSGAVVEQREMSQWVFKITKYSQELLEALDGLDRWPDKVRLMQRNWIGRSEGLLIRFALDAATTPAGESELKIFTTRPDTLFGAKFMAISADHPLAVAAAAKNPKLAEFIADIKKIGTAQSIIDTAEKQGFDTGIKAVHPFDPNWKLPVYVANFVLMEYGTGAIFGCPAHDQRDLDFVNKYNLGNTPVVCPEGQDPKTFVITDVAYDGDGRMINSRFLDGMTIEAAKEEVAKRLESEVRGNAPVGERQVNFRLRDWGISRQRYWGCPIPVIHCPTCDVVPVPDDQLPVTLPEDVSFDKPGNALDHHPTWKHVTCPKCGGKAVRETDTMDTFVDSSWYFARFTDPWNETAPTTPAVANRMMPVDQYIGGVEHAILHLLYSRFFTRAMKATGHIDMSEPFAGMFTQGMVVHETYQTADGSWVTPAEVKIEVGGNGRRAVLMATGEDVAIGPIEKMSKSKKNTVDPDDIIASYGADVARWFMLSDSPPDRDVIWSDERVQGASRFVQRLWRLVNESAEIAKTADTKTAPAVRPATFGPDALALRKAAHGALDKVSSGIERLHFNVCLAHIREFANALSEVLAKGDKPASDLAPDVSWAVKEAATILVQLFSPMMPHLAEECWVVLGQTGLVSEADWPQIERDLLVEDSVTLVVQVNGKKRGDVTVPRAAQNADIEAAVLALDAVKAALGGKPVRKVIVVPMRIVNVVG; encoded by the coding sequence ATGACCGCCGAACGCTATAACGCCCGTGAATCCGAACCCCGCTGGCAGCGCCTGTGGGACGAAAAGGCGATCTTCGCCTCCAAGAACGACGATCCGCGGCCGAAATACTACGTGCTCGAGATGTTCCCCTACCCGTCGGGGCGCATCCATATCGGTCATGTCCGCAACTACACGCTCGGCGACGTGCTGGCGCGCTTCATGCGCGCCAGGGGCTACAACGTGCTGCACCCGATGGGCTGGGACGCGTTCGGCCTGCCGGCGGAGAATGCCGCGATCGAGCGCAAGGTGGCGCCGAAGGCCTGGACCTACGACAACATCGCCGCGATGAAGAAGCAGCTGCGGTCGATCGGGCTGTCGCTCGACTGGAGCAGAGAATTCGCGACCTGCGACCCCAGCTACTACAAGCATCAGCAGAAGATGTTTCTGGACATGCTGCGCGCCGGCCTCGCCGAGCGCGAGAAGCGCAAGCTGAACTGGGATCCGGTCGACATGACCGTGCTCGCCAACGAGCAGGTGATCGACGGCCGCGGCTGGCGCTCGGGCGCCGTCGTCGAGCAGCGCGAAATGAGCCAGTGGGTCTTCAAGATCACGAAGTATTCGCAGGAGCTCCTGGAAGCGCTGGATGGTCTCGACCGCTGGCCCGACAAGGTGCGGCTGATGCAGCGCAACTGGATCGGCCGCTCCGAAGGCCTGTTGATCCGTTTCGCGCTGGATGCGGCGACCACGCCGGCCGGCGAGAGCGAGCTGAAGATCTTCACCACGCGGCCGGACACGCTGTTCGGCGCCAAGTTCATGGCGATCTCGGCGGACCATCCGCTGGCGGTCGCCGCCGCCGCGAAGAACCCGAAGCTCGCGGAGTTCATCGCCGACATCAAGAAGATCGGCACCGCGCAGTCGATCATCGACACCGCCGAGAAGCAGGGTTTCGACACCGGCATCAAGGCGGTGCATCCGTTCGATCCGAACTGGAAGCTGCCGGTCTATGTCGCGAACTTCGTGCTGATGGAATACGGCACCGGCGCGATCTTCGGCTGCCCGGCGCACGACCAGCGCGACCTCGACTTCGTCAACAAGTACAATCTCGGCAACACGCCGGTGGTCTGCCCCGAGGGCCAGGACCCGAAGACGTTCGTCATCACCGACGTCGCCTATGACGGCGACGGCCGCATGATCAATTCGCGCTTCCTCGACGGCATGACGATCGAAGCAGCCAAGGAAGAGGTTGCCAAGCGGCTGGAAAGCGAAGTCCGCGGCAATGCGCCGGTCGGCGAGCGGCAGGTGAATTTCCGCCTGCGCGACTGGGGCATTTCGCGCCAGCGCTATTGGGGCTGCCCGATCCCGGTGATCCATTGTCCGACGTGCGACGTGGTGCCGGTGCCCGACGACCAGCTGCCGGTGACGCTGCCGGAGGATGTCAGCTTCGACAAGCCGGGCAACGCGCTCGACCATCATCCGACCTGGAAGCATGTGACTTGCCCCAAGTGCGGCGGCAAGGCCGTGCGCGAGACCGACACGATGGACACCTTCGTGGACTCGTCCTGGTACTTCGCGCGCTTTACCGACCCGTGGAACGAGACCGCGCCGACCACACCCGCGGTCGCCAACCGGATGATGCCGGTCGACCAGTATATCGGCGGCGTCGAGCACGCGATCCTGCATCTGCTCTACAGCCGCTTCTTCACCCGCGCGATGAAGGCCACCGGCCACATCGACATGAGCGAGCCGTTCGCCGGCATGTTCACCCAGGGCATGGTGGTGCACGAGACCTACCAGACGGCCGATGGCAGCTGGGTCACGCCGGCCGAGGTGAAGATCGAGGTCGGCGGCAACGGCCGCCGCGCGGTGCTGATGGCGACCGGCGAGGACGTCGCGATCGGCCCGATCGAGAAGATGTCGAAGTCGAAGAAGAACACCGTCGACCCCGACGACATCATCGCGAGCTACGGTGCCGACGTCGCGCGCTGGTTCATGCTGTCGGATTCGCCGCCGGACCGCGACGTGATCTGGAGCGACGAGCGCGTGCAGGGCGCCTCGCGCTTCGTGCAGCGGCTGTGGCGGCTGGTGAACGAATCGGCCGAGATCGCCAAGACTGCCGACACTAAGACGGCGCCGGCGGTTCGGCCGGCGACGTTCGGGCCCGACGCATTGGCGCTGCGCAAGGCGGCCCATGGCGCGCTCGACAAGGTGTCGTCCGGCATCGAGCGGCTGCACTTCAACGTGTGTCTCGCCCATATCCGCGAATTCGCCAATGCACTGTCCGAGGTGCTGGCGAAAGGCGACAAGCCGGCGTCGGACCTCGCTCCAGATGTTTCTTGGGCGGTCAAGGAGGCCGCGACCATCCTGGTGCAGCTGTTCTCGCCGATGATGCCGCATCTGGCCGAGGAGTGCTGGGTGGTTCTGGGCCAGACCGGGCTGGTTTCCGAGGCCGATTGGCCACAAATCGAGCGCGATTTGCTGGTCGAGGACAGCGTGACCCTGGTCGTCCAGGTCAACGGTAAAAAACGAGGTGATGTTACCGTGCCACGGGCGGCGCAAAATGCGGATATAGAGGCTGCCGTTTTGGCGCTCGATGCGGTAAAAGCCGCCTTGGGCGGCAAACCCGTCCGCAAGGTGATCGTGGTGCCCATGAGGATCGTCAATGTTGTCGGCTAG
- the lptE gene encoding LPS assembly lipoprotein LptE produces MLSARIRIAARLVAVASLAALTAGCFQPMYAERTLDGQSSALREKLMGVEVPPVDKPNASREARVGVEVRNALAFKLYGTATGAPPTHRLVLRFTTSRSSLMIDQATALPTSENYGIDAQFNLIEIASNKSVMTGTTFSRVSYDMPGSYQRFARARAFRDAEDRAAQEIADNIQTRLASFFSTGT; encoded by the coding sequence ATGTTGTCGGCTAGGATCAGGATCGCCGCCCGGCTCGTGGCCGTGGCCTCCTTGGCCGCGCTGACGGCCGGATGCTTCCAGCCGATGTATGCCGAGCGCACCCTCGACGGCCAGTCGTCCGCCCTGCGCGAGAAGCTGATGGGCGTCGAGGTTCCGCCGGTCGACAAGCCGAACGCCTCGCGCGAGGCCCGGGTCGGCGTCGAGGTCCGCAACGCCCTCGCCTTCAAGCTCTACGGCACCGCCACCGGCGCACCGCCGACGCATCGGCTGGTGCTGCGGTTCACCACCAGCCGCTCCTCGCTGATGATCGACCAGGCCACCGCGCTGCCGACCAGCGAGAATTACGGCATCGACGCCCAGTTCAACCTGATCGAGATCGCGTCGAACAAGTCGGTGATGACCGGCACCACGTTCTCGCGCGTGTCCTACGACATGCCCGGCTCCTACCAGCGTTTCGCCCGCGCCCGCGCCTTCCGCGACGCCGAGGACCGCGCCGCGCAGGAGATCGCCGACAACATCCAGACCCGGCTCGCCTCCTTCTTCTCCACCGGAACCTGA